The Aequorivita sublithincola DSM 14238 genome window below encodes:
- a CDS encoding DUF5689 domain-containing protein — protein sequence MKNLKNIKLLSFLFILGMIVTSCVQDDDYSIPEINVDEPNIDVNSNIITVKDFYKGFEPKIIESGDDATKPLWIEGYVVSSDETGNFYKSIVIQDAPENPTAGIAISTNATDLYTKYEPGRKIYFRVNGLYSGLYAGLPTLGTQDGDQIGRMSVEDFEERIRRSTQKVDLVPHVMTITQLKMSPDPTKSYLNPTLNTLVQLEGVQFPAVLAGEHYGELNSTFGVNRIVEDCDSNTVDLRTSGFSDFKNELLPEGNGTLTTVVSIFNDGYQLFIRDTSDVQLKGERCGGGGGGPTGALELPFSQNFEGQNAGTGMAVAIEGWTNVNVNGGERVWEVREFSSNKYAQTSAFKSNENPFESWLVTPGLILPNGSTPTLTFGTNDGFYTGEALTVKISTDFTGDVTTATWTNLNATISTGHDSGYGPNFTPSGDIDLSAYAGQVVYIAYQYLGASDGITTTYQIDTISVVE from the coding sequence AGGATGATGATTACAGCATACCTGAAATAAATGTTGATGAACCCAATATAGATGTAAACTCCAACATTATTACTGTTAAAGATTTTTACAAAGGTTTTGAACCAAAAATAATCGAATCTGGTGATGATGCTACCAAACCATTGTGGATAGAAGGTTACGTAGTTTCTAGCGATGAAACTGGTAATTTTTACAAATCTATAGTTATTCAAGATGCTCCAGAAAACCCAACGGCTGGGATTGCTATCTCTACAAATGCAACAGATCTTTACACAAAATATGAACCAGGACGTAAAATCTACTTCCGTGTAAACGGTCTTTATAGTGGATTATATGCTGGATTACCAACCCTTGGAACTCAAGATGGCGACCAAATAGGCCGTATGAGCGTAGAAGATTTTGAAGAACGTATTCGTCGTTCAACCCAAAAAGTAGATTTAGTACCACATGTAATGACAATCACTCAACTTAAAATGAGTCCGGATCCAACAAAATCATATTTAAACCCAACTTTAAATACATTGGTTCAACTGGAAGGAGTTCAATTTCCAGCAGTACTCGCGGGCGAACATTACGGCGAACTAAACAGCACTTTTGGAGTAAACAGGATCGTGGAGGACTGTGATAGCAATACGGTAGATCTTAGAACTAGCGGTTTTTCTGATTTCAAAAATGAACTATTACCAGAAGGTAACGGTACCTTAACAACTGTTGTAAGCATCTTTAACGATGGCTACCAATTGTTTATTCGCGATACAAGCGATGTTCAACTGAAAGGTGAGCGATGCGGCGGCGGCGGCGGTGGACCAACTGGCGCTTTGGAACTTCCTTTTTCACAAAACTTTGAAGGTCAAAATGCAGGAACTGGTATGGCAGTAGCTATTGAAGGTTGGACCAACGTAAACGTAAATGGTGGCGAAAGAGTTTGGGAAGTTAGAGAATTCAGTTCTAACAAATACGCGCAGACTTCAGCCTTTAAGAGTAACGAAAATCCTTTTGAAAGTTGGTTGGTAACCCCGGGGTTAATCCTACCAAACGGCTCTACACCAACGCTAACTTTTGGCACTAATGATGGTTTTTACACCGGTGAAGCACTTACGGTAAAAATTTCCACAGATTTCACAGGTGATGTTACTACAGCCACTTGGACTAATTTGAACGCTACAATTTCAACGGGACACGACTCTGGTTATGGGCCCAATTTCACGCCGTCTGGTGATATAGATCTTTCGGCTTATGCAGGACAAGTAGTTTACATTGCATACCAGTATTTAGGTGCTTCCGATGGAATCACTACTACATACCAAATAGATACTATTTCTGTGGTTGAATAA
- a CDS encoding GNAT family N-acetyltransferase produces the protein MNSERLLFRHYAATDFEDYFKLVSNADVMKMVTGKPDLELDARKRLQKMLKINQEYPKIGNFKISLKLDSDFVGHAKLVMTKKNEAEIGYLLMPEHWGKGYGSEIAEALVNLAKQVDEIQSLMANIAPENIASKRILEKQGFVWDYDGEYIGLPAAYYKMKL, from the coding sequence ATGAATTCTGAAAGATTACTTTTTAGACATTATGCAGCTACAGATTTTGAAGATTACTTCAAATTAGTAAGCAATGCTGATGTAATGAAGATGGTAACAGGAAAGCCTGATTTAGAACTTGATGCTCGTAAACGCTTACAAAAAATGCTGAAAATTAATCAAGAATATCCCAAAATCGGGAATTTCAAAATATCGCTCAAGCTTGATAGTGATTTTGTGGGCCATGCTAAACTTGTAATGACCAAAAAAAACGAAGCAGAAATTGGCTACCTACTTATGCCAGAACATTGGGGAAAAGGTTACGGTTCTGAAATTGCGGAAGCATTGGTAAACCTAGCGAAGCAAGTAGATGAAATTCAAAGTTTAATGGCAAATATAGCTCCTGAAAATATTGCCTCCAAAAGAATTCTTGAAAAGCAAGGCTTTGTTTGGGATTATGATGGCGAATACATTGGTCTGCCAGCTGCGTATTACAAGATGAAATTATAA